Proteins encoded together in one Planctopirus ephydatiae window:
- a CDS encoding mechanosensitive ion channel domain-containing protein has translation MLKDGQPEVIPHMFETTRMSAVLIMAMTVLLFWNQRAIEGQEGTRSGTETPPPAGSTNASTPPSAAPLLTTAADEPLTPAVIERLSRQAADLTDLDAATKKSIADFYQQAMDSWKQAEARQVRQKEFDRLVGTAETLLKETQAKLAKLPKEITLPPAAANADLEALTSDIATLKARIEHPETGLTKRLADLNGEAARRSTRLKEIPTLITTAQARLEELTKQQEQAPAEGEASALTQARRIAIYAQRMAILREIGALRQEQSWYELPASSALAREQRDLAARELSLSQQEVEQLQTILARRRQQDAEMRVKQAQREAALAHPILKPLAEVNEKLAQQDQQLAQKTQRAVRDLAEIRQQTQRLKDDFRRVQEMVNTVGLTESIGLLLRKKRSSLPDLGAISERLAADADVFRELQLKLFEIDDELTTLRSPELVLGQVLASLKLTSNDLPKEILEAQAEILLKQKRDLLTTLDRSYTTAFENQVALDAARRELVEQVQQFRSYIDERVLWIRTSGPISLETFHDARAAVKWLFSVEDWQQASQVLTKDLWQSFPLYLLAALGLFPLLLLRRRMGVEIRLLGEQSILPSCRTLTPTMRALTWTILLAIGWPAFVGFMAWRLADSASSSLTTEEIARCLKVSAIFLLTLELLRMITLKKGLASHHFGWSETFVRRLYRGMTTLAVCGTPLVFAITFLSLHQQSDTTDEKYLDALGRPLFLLLLVMISGVSWATMFRQAPGTHLLTGEPVESPLIQRVQTLAKYLAVVIPLLLGVLVAMGYFYTAGQLAIRLHWTFWLIVGLIILQAIVMRWITIERRKLALEQVKQMRQAAEESVRQVPGSLATNLQSLLFSSFKVDLAAIVNQVRSLLRTSLVIAGLCGVWFIWADIVPALGILDRLELWETTQTVAASAATPSASSTAPDGAAGKPANTTSSSSVSGYRKVTARDLAVAILIFAAALIAGQNIPGLLEVALLRRLSSDRGLHLTVITLVRYLIFTLGVILAFGQIGVSWSNVQWLVAAASLGLGFGLQEIFANFVSGIIILLERPIREGDVVTVGDVSGTVSKIRFRATTITDWDRKELLVPNKEFITSRVLNWTLTDKVNRLTIKVGVAYGSDPFKVQEVLMKCVTSIPQVLQNPPPSVVFDEFGDNAMRFTIRFFLPDLENRLTVTHQLHIAIYRELAAAGIEISFPQMDLHVRSIPEDWKIAAANVAHEAHANPTREGQPRSSTPLDIADSDG, from the coding sequence ATGCTCAAGGATGGTCAGCCTGAAGTAATCCCGCACATGTTTGAAACGACTCGCATGTCCGCCGTGCTGATCATGGCGATGACTGTGCTCCTTTTTTGGAACCAGCGTGCGATCGAGGGGCAGGAGGGCACAAGATCTGGCACAGAAACTCCACCACCTGCGGGATCGACCAACGCCTCCACACCTCCCAGTGCAGCACCTCTTTTGACAACTGCTGCTGATGAACCGCTCACACCGGCAGTGATTGAACGACTTTCGAGACAGGCTGCTGATCTCACTGATCTGGATGCTGCCACCAAAAAGTCGATTGCCGATTTCTATCAGCAGGCCATGGATTCCTGGAAACAGGCCGAAGCCCGACAGGTTCGCCAGAAAGAGTTTGACCGGCTTGTGGGGACAGCCGAAACGCTGCTCAAGGAAACTCAAGCCAAACTGGCAAAACTTCCCAAGGAAATCACGTTACCACCGGCGGCTGCCAATGCCGATCTTGAAGCCCTCACCAGCGATATCGCCACTCTGAAAGCACGGATCGAGCATCCCGAAACCGGCCTGACGAAAAGACTGGCGGATCTCAACGGAGAAGCCGCTCGTCGATCGACTCGCCTTAAAGAAATCCCCACGCTGATTACGACCGCTCAGGCCCGCCTCGAAGAACTGACCAAACAGCAGGAGCAAGCCCCGGCCGAAGGCGAAGCCTCGGCTCTCACTCAGGCCCGCCGGATTGCCATTTACGCCCAGCGGATGGCCATTCTCCGGGAGATTGGAGCACTCCGGCAGGAACAGTCGTGGTACGAACTTCCTGCGAGCAGTGCCTTGGCCCGCGAACAGCGAGACTTAGCGGCTCGCGAACTCTCACTTTCGCAGCAGGAAGTCGAGCAGTTGCAAACGATCCTGGCACGCCGCAGGCAGCAGGATGCCGAGATGCGAGTCAAGCAGGCCCAGCGCGAAGCAGCTCTGGCTCATCCCATTCTCAAACCATTAGCAGAGGTTAATGAGAAACTGGCCCAGCAGGACCAGCAACTGGCCCAGAAAACACAGCGGGCCGTGCGTGATCTGGCCGAGATTCGCCAGCAGACTCAGCGATTAAAGGATGATTTTCGCCGGGTTCAGGAAATGGTCAACACCGTCGGCTTGACCGAATCGATTGGTCTGCTACTCAGGAAAAAACGCTCATCGTTACCAGACCTGGGTGCGATTTCAGAACGACTGGCGGCCGATGCCGATGTCTTTCGCGAACTGCAGTTGAAGCTCTTTGAAATCGACGATGAGCTGACAACTCTCCGTTCGCCAGAGCTGGTGCTGGGGCAGGTGCTTGCCAGCCTGAAGCTGACATCGAACGATCTCCCCAAGGAGATTCTGGAAGCACAGGCCGAGATTCTTTTGAAGCAGAAGCGCGATCTGCTGACGACTCTGGATCGAAGTTATACCACTGCCTTTGAGAATCAGGTCGCACTGGATGCCGCCCGGAGAGAGCTTGTCGAGCAAGTGCAGCAGTTCCGCAGCTATATCGATGAGCGAGTCCTGTGGATTCGCACCAGTGGCCCGATCTCGCTGGAAACTTTCCACGATGCCAGGGCCGCTGTGAAGTGGCTCTTCAGTGTGGAAGACTGGCAACAGGCTTCTCAGGTGCTCACGAAAGATCTCTGGCAAAGTTTCCCTTTGTATCTGCTCGCAGCTCTAGGGCTCTTTCCATTGTTGTTACTCCGGCGGCGGATGGGTGTTGAAATCCGCCTGCTGGGTGAGCAGTCGATACTGCCTTCATGCCGGACATTGACACCAACCATGAGGGCCCTGACATGGACGATTCTGCTGGCCATTGGCTGGCCCGCATTTGTGGGATTTATGGCGTGGCGGCTGGCTGATTCAGCGAGTTCCTCCCTGACGACGGAGGAAATCGCCCGCTGCTTAAAAGTCTCAGCGATTTTTCTGCTGACACTTGAGTTACTGCGGATGATTACCCTTAAAAAAGGACTGGCTTCGCACCATTTTGGCTGGTCTGAAACTTTTGTACGCCGTTTGTATCGTGGCATGACAACTCTGGCTGTGTGTGGGACTCCACTGGTCTTTGCGATCACATTTCTCAGTCTTCATCAGCAGTCCGACACGACGGATGAAAAGTATCTCGATGCGCTGGGCAGGCCACTGTTTCTGCTTCTGTTGGTGATGATCTCTGGTGTTTCGTGGGCGACGATGTTCCGTCAGGCTCCCGGGACGCACCTGCTGACTGGCGAACCTGTCGAAAGTCCATTGATTCAGCGGGTGCAGACTCTGGCCAAATACCTGGCTGTCGTAATCCCTCTGCTCCTCGGCGTACTGGTGGCGATGGGCTACTTCTATACGGCAGGGCAACTGGCGATTCGTCTGCACTGGACATTCTGGCTCATTGTGGGGTTGATCATCCTGCAGGCGATCGTCATGCGCTGGATTACCATTGAACGTCGCAAGCTGGCCCTCGAACAAGTCAAACAGATGCGTCAGGCGGCTGAAGAAAGTGTGCGACAGGTTCCGGGAAGTCTGGCGACAAATCTTCAAAGCCTGCTGTTTTCTTCGTTCAAAGTCGATCTGGCGGCCATTGTCAATCAGGTGCGATCACTGCTCAGGACGAGCCTCGTGATTGCCGGGCTGTGCGGAGTCTGGTTCATCTGGGCCGATATTGTGCCCGCATTAGGGATTCTGGATCGTCTCGAACTGTGGGAAACCACGCAAACTGTGGCTGCTTCTGCGGCTACTCCGTCTGCTTCCTCAACAGCCCCTGATGGAGCAGCGGGTAAGCCTGCCAATACCACCTCAAGCAGTTCTGTGAGCGGGTATCGCAAAGTCACGGCACGCGATCTGGCAGTGGCGATTCTGATCTTCGCAGCCGCATTGATTGCGGGGCAGAACATTCCGGGCTTGCTGGAAGTCGCCCTGCTGAGAAGGCTGTCGAGTGATCGGGGTCTGCACCTGACGGTGATTACGCTCGTTCGCTATCTGATCTTTACGCTGGGGGTGATTCTGGCCTTCGGTCAGATCGGTGTCAGTTGGTCGAATGTGCAATGGCTCGTGGCGGCTGCCAGTCTGGGTCTGGGCTTTGGTCTGCAGGAGATTTTTGCCAACTTTGTTTCCGGCATTATCATCCTGCTCGAGCGCCCGATTCGTGAAGGGGATGTGGTTACTGTCGGAGATGTTTCCGGAACGGTTTCCAAGATTCGATTTCGAGCCACGACCATTACGGATTGGGATCGTAAAGAGCTTCTGGTTCCGAATAAAGAATTTATCACCAGCCGCGTCTTGAACTGGACACTCACGGATAAGGTCAATCGACTCACTATTAAAGTGGGAGTCGCTTATGGCTCAGATCCATTCAAGGTTCAAGAGGTGCTGATGAAATGCGTCACCAGCATTCCCCAAGTGCTGCAGAACCCACCCCCTTCGGTGGTTTTCGACGAATTCGGCGACAACGCCATGCGGTTTACGATCCGCTTCTTCCTGCCGGATCTGGAAAATCGACTCACAGTCACGCATCAATTGCATATCGCGATTTACCGTGAACTGGCTGCTGCAGGGATCGAGATTTCGTTCCCGCAAATGGATCTGCACGTGCGATCGATTCCCGAAGACTGGAAGATCGCGGCTGCCAACGTCGCTCACGAAGCCCACGCGAATCCCACCAGAGAAGGTCAGCCACGCTCATCAACACCACTCGACATTGCAGATTCCGACGGCTAA
- a CDS encoding arylsulfatase, whose protein sequence is MSLVSFRVMASRLLLAFVVSGGLGVFSPALAQSQESPAPKSAPPIGSPAATTTIDGKQLPAPDPAFGGVIKNIASESKPWWAPRIVPPAGAPNVLLIMTDDSGYGVPSTFGGVIPTPALDRVAKNGLRYTQMHSTALCSPTRAAIITGRNHHSAGFGVISEQSTGFPGYNSIIGQDKATIGRILRDNGYATSWFGKNHNTPAFEASEIGPFHRWPVGMGFEYFYGFVGGDTNQWEPNLFRNTTQIQPPKDQPDWNLTTGMADDAIAHLNHLNQIDPSKPFFCYYVPGGTHAPHHPTKEWVQKIRDLHLFDQGWNKLRETIFANQKKLSVIPPETQLTPWPSELLKNWDDCTPEEKKLFIRQVEIFAAYVAYTDHEIGRVIQAVEDLGKLDNTLIIYINGDNGTSAEGGLHGTPNEVAFFNGVDVPTNIQLEKYYEDWGTDKTYAHMSAHWAWAFDTPFSWFKQISSHLGGVRQGMAVSWPARIKDRGGVRNQFHHVIDVVPTILEATRINAPQVVDGIQQSPIEGTSFAYTFDEKNAKVPSTHTTQYFEMFGDHALYHEGWLLSTKVTRPPWEAFGVPNPNPLNNVTWELYHLDKDYSQSKDLAAQYPEKVTQLKQKFLEEAKKYQVLPLDASVAQRIVAPRPNITAGRTEFVYTFPQVGIPQGDSPTLLNSSFNVTAEIEVPAGGAEGMLLTSGGRFAGYGFYLLKGKPVWIWNMLDLERVRWEGAEALSPGKHTLEFDFQYEGKGVGTLLFNSFSGLGQPATGTLKVDGKVVATKKMPRTLPMILQWDESFDIGSDTLTGVNDADYQPPFPFTGKLKKLTLKVDRPELSEADIKKLEAAGRNNRVSE, encoded by the coding sequence ATGAGCCTGGTATCGTTTCGAGTCATGGCGAGCAGACTGTTACTTGCCTTTGTCGTTTCCGGAGGCTTGGGAGTCTTCTCACCAGCGCTGGCACAATCTCAGGAGAGTCCAGCGCCGAAGTCGGCTCCGCCCATTGGCTCTCCTGCTGCGACCACGACCATTGATGGCAAGCAGCTTCCGGCACCCGATCCAGCTTTTGGTGGTGTGATCAAGAACATCGCTTCCGAATCGAAGCCCTGGTGGGCACCTCGCATTGTGCCTCCGGCTGGGGCACCGAATGTGCTTCTGATTATGACGGATGATTCGGGTTATGGCGTCCCCAGTACATTTGGCGGGGTGATCCCGACTCCAGCATTAGATCGCGTGGCCAAAAATGGTCTGCGATATACCCAGATGCACTCGACAGCACTCTGTTCACCCACACGCGCTGCGATCATTACGGGCCGCAATCATCACTCCGCAGGCTTTGGAGTGATTTCCGAACAATCGACAGGTTTTCCTGGCTATAACAGCATTATTGGGCAGGATAAAGCTACCATTGGCCGCATATTGCGCGACAACGGCTACGCCACTTCCTGGTTTGGCAAGAACCATAACACCCCCGCTTTTGAAGCGAGCGAAATCGGCCCATTTCATCGCTGGCCGGTGGGGATGGGTTTTGAATACTTCTATGGCTTTGTGGGTGGCGATACGAACCAGTGGGAACCCAACCTCTTTCGCAACACCACCCAGATTCAACCACCCAAAGACCAGCCAGACTGGAACCTGACGACAGGCATGGCCGATGATGCGATTGCTCATTTGAATCATCTGAATCAGATCGATCCCTCCAAACCATTCTTCTGCTACTACGTTCCCGGTGGTACGCATGCACCGCACCATCCGACCAAAGAGTGGGTTCAGAAAATTCGCGATCTGCACTTGTTTGATCAGGGGTGGAACAAACTGCGGGAAACGATTTTCGCCAATCAGAAAAAGTTAAGCGTCATCCCGCCCGAGACACAGTTGACTCCCTGGCCCAGTGAACTGCTTAAGAACTGGGACGACTGCACGCCTGAAGAAAAGAAGCTCTTTATTCGCCAGGTTGAAATCTTCGCGGCCTATGTGGCCTATACAGATCATGAGATCGGTCGCGTGATCCAGGCGGTGGAAGATCTGGGTAAACTTGATAATACACTTATTATCTATATCAATGGCGATAACGGGACCAGTGCCGAAGGTGGTCTCCATGGAACACCGAATGAAGTCGCTTTCTTTAATGGTGTTGATGTCCCGACCAATATCCAGCTCGAAAAGTATTATGAAGACTGGGGTACTGACAAAACCTATGCCCATATGTCAGCCCACTGGGCATGGGCTTTCGATACTCCCTTCAGCTGGTTCAAGCAGATTTCGTCGCATTTAGGTGGTGTCCGGCAAGGGATGGCCGTTTCCTGGCCTGCCAGAATTAAAGACCGTGGGGGAGTTCGCAATCAGTTCCACCATGTGATTGATGTCGTCCCCACCATTCTGGAAGCGACCCGTATCAACGCGCCTCAGGTGGTCGATGGGATTCAGCAGAGCCCCATTGAAGGAACGAGTTTTGCCTATACGTTCGATGAGAAGAATGCAAAGGTTCCCTCGACGCATACCACTCAGTATTTTGAGATGTTCGGTGACCATGCTCTCTACCATGAGGGGTGGCTCCTGAGCACCAAGGTAACGCGTCCTCCCTGGGAGGCCTTTGGTGTCCCAAATCCCAATCCGCTTAACAATGTGACTTGGGAACTTTATCACTTGGATAAAGACTACTCGCAATCCAAAGATCTCGCGGCTCAATATCCTGAGAAAGTCACCCAGCTCAAGCAGAAGTTCCTCGAGGAGGCAAAGAAGTATCAGGTGTTGCCGCTCGATGCTTCCGTCGCTCAGCGAATTGTGGCACCCCGGCCGAACATTACGGCTGGCCGAACCGAGTTTGTCTACACCTTCCCGCAAGTGGGGATTCCTCAAGGGGATTCCCCCACCCTGCTGAACTCGTCGTTCAATGTTACCGCTGAGATTGAAGTCCCAGCCGGTGGTGCCGAAGGAATGCTGCTGACTTCGGGTGGCCGATTTGCCGGCTATGGCTTTTACCTGCTGAAAGGAAAACCCGTCTGGATCTGGAACATGCTCGATCTCGAACGGGTTCGCTGGGAAGGGGCCGAGGCCCTCTCGCCTGGAAAGCACACTCTCGAGTTCGATTTTCAGTACGAGGGAAAGGGGGTCGGAACATTGCTGTTCAACAGCTTCAGCGGGTTGGGCCAACCCGCGACCGGCACCCTCAAGGTGGATGGCAAAGTCGTGGCCACAAAGAAAATGCCACGCACCTTGCCGATGATTCTCCAGTGGGATGAGAGCTTCGATATCGGCTCAGACACTCTCACGGGTGTGAATGATGCCGACTATCAACCACCGTTCCCGTTCACTGGAAAGCTCAAAAAGTTGACTCTCAAAGTCGACCGTCCCGAACTTTCTGAAGCCGATATTAAAAAACTTGAAGCGGCTGGCCGGAACAATCGAGTCAGTGAATAA
- a CDS encoding trans-sulfuration enzyme family protein yields MTHPATTATRGGHVPPFSTPPSAPAIYMTTAFDLPGLAEFEEVLAGREPGYFYTRVENPNHEAFTHDVARLEGFEHGVACASGMGALSAAVLSVVKTGDHIVCARAIYGSTHQFLLQLQASFQVNVTFVDLNDLESVRKAIRPSTRMMICESVSNPLLEVTDLQALRQIVGSSIILLVDNTFATPCGIRPKDYGADIVWHSASKYLNGHGDVMLGVIVGGEEAMRKARTSMLLYGLNANPMECWLATRGLRTLPLRMARVTQTAQQLAHWLATHPRVKKVFYPGLTSHSTHQLAQKYLQDRFGGMISIEIEGGASEIDTIFHKLAPAIPFSPTLADARTTVSYPAGTSHKFMAAKDREACGVTAGIFRLSVGLEDFEDLRQELDRALTPTG; encoded by the coding sequence ATGACTCACCCGGCCACCACGGCAACTCGTGGCGGACATGTACCGCCCTTCTCGACGCCTCCCAGTGCTCCTGCGATCTACATGACCACGGCGTTTGATTTGCCGGGACTGGCCGAGTTTGAAGAGGTGCTGGCAGGCCGGGAACCTGGCTACTTCTATACGCGGGTTGAGAATCCGAACCATGAGGCATTTACGCATGATGTCGCCCGGCTGGAAGGCTTTGAACATGGCGTGGCGTGTGCTTCGGGGATGGGGGCTCTTTCCGCAGCAGTTCTCAGTGTTGTGAAAACTGGCGATCACATTGTTTGTGCAAGGGCGATTTATGGCAGTACCCATCAATTCCTGCTGCAACTGCAGGCCAGCTTTCAGGTGAATGTCACCTTTGTGGATCTCAATGATCTGGAATCGGTGCGCAAGGCGATTCGACCCAGTACCAGAATGATGATCTGCGAATCGGTTTCGAACCCGCTGCTCGAGGTGACGGATCTGCAGGCTCTGAGACAGATCGTAGGAAGCTCGATCATACTGCTGGTGGATAACACCTTCGCCACACCGTGTGGCATTCGCCCGAAAGATTATGGGGCAGATATCGTCTGGCACAGTGCTTCCAAGTATCTCAACGGGCATGGCGATGTCATGCTGGGAGTGATCGTAGGCGGTGAAGAAGCGATGCGCAAAGCCCGCACCTCGATGCTGCTCTACGGGCTGAACGCGAATCCGATGGAATGCTGGCTGGCGACTCGAGGCCTGCGAACTTTACCGCTGCGCATGGCCCGGGTGACACAGACGGCCCAGCAGTTGGCCCATTGGCTGGCCACTCATCCCCGTGTGAAAAAGGTCTTCTATCCCGGCCTGACCAGCCACTCCACACATCAACTCGCTCAGAAGTATCTGCAAGATCGCTTTGGTGGGATGATTTCTATCGAAATTGAAGGGGGTGCCAGCGAGATCGATACGATTTTCCACAAGCTGGCTCCTGCGATTCCCTTCTCACCCACGCTGGCTGATGCCCGCACGACAGTCTCTTATCCTGCGGGAACATCTCATAAGTTCATGGCCGCCAAAGATCGCGAAGCCTGCGGTGTGACCGCAGGAATCTTCCGCCTCTCGGTGGGTCTCGAAGATTTTGAAGATCTCCGGCAAGAACTTGACCGGGCATTGACGCCTACCGGATGA